The following coding sequences are from one Dermacentor andersoni chromosome 5, qqDerAnde1_hic_scaffold, whole genome shotgun sequence window:
- the LOC140218387 gene encoding uncharacterized protein: MPGIIWEELDSTTMSRLGVDLIRDELARRKLESTGSKEELIQRLEADIHQRREAMPRSSVKRGATAGNSGLTLDTATLESLALLFQQLPRPSTTVATLPDLSSSIAYFDQSPAQNVNVWLNDVRRVQQLAAWDDATTRLIAESKLKGTARNWHLAFGNHHSTWETWNAALKETFSSELTLIEWQEHVIKIKQDPGESLQEYAYAKLRVIESCPFTLTDAQKIDCKVFKNHMSLRPSRLIGH; this comes from the coding sequence ATGCCAGGAATTATTTGGGAGGAGCTTGACTCAACGACCATGTCGCGGCTCGGAGTCGACCTTATCCGCGATGAATTGGCCCGACGCAAGTTAGAGAGCACCGGCTCTAAGGAAGAGCTCATTCAGCGCCTCGAAGCCGACATTCACCAACGTCGTGAGGCAATGCCACGGTCAAGCGTGAAGAGGGGGGCTACCGCCGGCAACTCAGGTTTGACCCTTGATACCGCGACGCTCGAAAGTCTGGCACTTCTGTTTCAACAGCTGCCACGCCCCTCGACTACAGTCGCCACACTGCCAGACCTGTCGTCATCGATTGCTTACTTTGATCAGTCTCCAGCACAAAATGTTAATGTCTGGCTCAATGACGTCCGCCGGGTACAGCAGCTTGCTGCATGGGACGACGCCACCACCCGTCTCATTGCCGAAAGTAAACTGAAAGGCACAGCTCGTAATTGGCACCTCGCTTTTGGAAATCACCATTCAACCTGGGAAACGTGGAACGCCGCCCTGAAGGAAACATTTTCATCGGAGCTGACCCTCATCGAATGGCAGGAACACGTCATAAAGATCAAACAGGACCCAGGTGAGAGCCTACAAGAGTACGCTTACGCAAAGCTGCGTGTGATTGAAAGCTGCCCCTTCACCCTTACTGACGCCCAGAAGATTGATTGCAAGGTCTTCAAGAACCACATGTCATTGCGGCCATCGCGGCTAATAGGCCATTAA